In Leishmania mexicana MHOM/GT/2001/U1103 complete genome, chromosome 20, one genomic interval encodes:
- a CDS encoding 2,3-bisphosphoglycerate-independent phosphoglycerate mutase produces the protein MSNLLLKLHKDLPRRKLLIVVMDGLGIGPEDDYDAVHMASTPFMDAQRQNSRHFRSVRAHGTAVGLPTDADMGNSEVGHNALGAGRVVLQGASLVDDALKSGEIFTGEGYRYLLGACSKEDSTLHLIGLLSDGGVHSRDNQIYSIIERAAKDGAKRIRVHVLYDGRDVPDGSSFRFTEELEAVLAKVRQDGCDAAIASGGGRMFVTMDRYEADWSIVERGWKAQVLGDARHFRSAKEAITTFREEDPKVTDQYYPPFVVVDEQDKPLGTIEDGDAVLCVNFRGDRVIEMTRAFEDEDFAKFDRVRVPKVRYAGMMRYDGDLGIPNNFLVPPPKLTRVSEEYLCGSGLKIFACSETQKFGHVTYFWNGNRSGKIDDEHETFKEVPSDRVHFNKQPKMKSAEITEAAIEALKGGMYDVVRINFPNGDMVGHTGDLKATIVGVQAVDESLAKLKDAVDNVNGVFIVTADHGNSDDMAQRDKKGKPIKDEKGNVLPLTSHTLSPVPVFIGGAGLDPRVKMRTDMPAAGLANVTATFINLLGFEAPEDYEPSLICVEN, from the coding sequence ATGTCAAATCTCCTCTTGAAGCTGCACAAGGATCTCCCTCGCCGCAAACTGCTGATTGTGGTGATGGACGGCCTTGGTATCGGCCCGGAGGATGACTACGATGCGGTGCACATGGCTTCGACCCCGTTTATggacgcgcagcgccagaaCAGCCGCCACTTTCGCTCCGTCCGAGCGCACGGTACCGCCGTGGGTCTGCCCACCGACGCCGATATGGGCAACAGCGAGGTCGGCCACAACGCCCTCGGCGCTGGGCGCGTGGTCCTCCAGGGTGCCTCCCTGGTCGACGACGCGCTTAAGAGCGGTGAGATCTTCACTGGCGAGGGGTATCGCTACCTCCTCGGCGCCTGCAGCAAAGAGGACAGCACGTTGCATCTGATTGGTCTGCTAAGCGACGGTGGCGTGCACTCGCGGGACAACCAGATTTACTCCATCATCGAGCGCGCCGCCAAGGATGGCGCCAAGAGGATtcgtgtgcacgtgctcTACGATGGCCGCGACGTGCCCGATGGCTCTTCGTTCCGCTTCACAGAGGAGCtagaggcggtgctggcgaagGTGCGCCAGGACGGCTGTGATGCGGCGATTGctagcggcggtggccgcatGTTCGTGACGATGGACCGCTACGAGGCGGACTGGAGCATTGTGGAGCGCGGCTGGAAGGCGCAGGTGCTCGGCGACGCCCGCCACTTCCGCAGCGCGAAGGAGGCCATCACGACGTTCCGCGAGGAGGACCCCAAGGTGACGGACCAGTACTACCCGCCCTTTGTCGTCGTTGACGAGCAGGACAAGCCGCTCGGCACCatcgaggacggcgacgccgttcTATGCGTTAACTTCCGTGGCGATCGCGTGATTGAGATGACGCGCGCTTTCGAGGATGAAGACTTCGCCAAGTTCGaccgcgtgcgcgtgccgaaGGTCCGCTACGCCGGCATGATGCGCTACGACGGTGACCTCGGTATCCCGAACAACTTCctcgtgccgccgccgaagctgACCCGCGTGAGCGAGGAGTACTTGTGTGGCAGTGGGCTCAAGATCTTCGCCTGCTCTGAGACGCAGAAGTTTGGCCACGTGACTTACTTCTGGAACGGCAACCGCAGTGGCAAGATAGACGACGAGCACGAGACCTTCAAGGAGGTGCCGAGCGACCGCGTCCACTTCAACAAGCAGCCGAAGATGAAGTCGGCCGAGATCACTGAGGCGGCCATCGAAGCCCTGAAGGGCGGCATGTACGATGTGGTGCGTATCAACTTCCCCAACGGCGACATGGTTGGTCACACGGGCGACCTCAAGGCTACCATTGTCGGCGTCCAGGCGGTGGACGAGTCGCTGGCGAAGCTCAAGGACGCGGTGGACAATGTCAACGGCGTCTTCATCGTGACGGCCGACCATGGCAACTCTGACGACATGGCGCAGCGCGACAAAAAGGGCAAGCCGATAAAGGATGAGAAGGGGAATGTGCTCCCTCTCACTTCCCACACCCTCTCCCCGGTTCCGGTGTTCATTGGTGGTGCGGGTCTCGACCCCCGCGTAAAGATGCGCACAGACATGCCAGCAGCGGGTCTCGCGAATGTCACGGCCACCTTCATTAACTTGCTTGGCTTTGAGGCGCCGGAGGACTACGAGCCCAGCCTGATCTGCGTCGAGAACTGA
- a CDS encoding ensangp00000010174-like protein: MKKTVEDRSLEFLIRRGRDAELPPLASLSCKHFKQHHWCDAFDDEQAALREQLWAVKTQLDVIPAETYTATRNKLFPLAVSGEQRNFSNRAGHKLLESMESTGVWMELSKLLRGKSMKRPRNFSFADVCGGPGAFSQALFQAGRRQGWRHLHGYGMTLAGVSGLDWYAHLLKSPQFTCTYGLDGTGDIFKLCNIDCLASITKAAPMLLVVADGGFNVDFSVANYQETISSRIMYGQWLTALKLLRKGGCFVLKLFDTFSPLSRAVLYLSCCMYRRVHVAKPRHSRVVNSERYLVCVDFLGYPSEGWSRYLDCFYEVGFVDNEHVPELIPREWCLQDVVFMADVREMNTAVATNQVIALQMILDAAPAMTEELKAKGIEKRPVAGSNDGRTPPLGEGEDSE, encoded by the coding sequence ATGAAGAAGACGGTCGAGGATCGCTCTTTGGAGTTTCTCATTCGCCGCGGCAGGGACGCCGAACTGCCACCACTGGCGTCTCTGAGCTGCAAACACTTCAAGCAGCACCACTGGTGCGATGCCTTCGATGATGAGCAAGCTGCTCTTCGTGAGCAGTTGTGGGCTGTGAAGACGCAGCTGGACGTCATTCCGGCGGAGACGTACACGGCCACTCGTAATAAACTCTTTCCGCTGGCTGTCAGCGGGGAGCAGCGGAACTTCTCGAACCGCGCAGGACACAAGCTGCTCGAGTCAATGGAGTCCACTGGGGTCTGGATGGAACTTTCGAAGCTGTTGCGTGGCAAGTCGATGAAGCGGCCGCGCAACTTTTCGTTTGCGGACGTGTGCGGCGGCCCCGGCGCCTTCAGCCAGGCGTTATTCCAAGCCGGCCGAAGGcaggggtggcggcaccTGCACGGATATGGCATGACACTCGCGGGCGTGAGCGGACTTGATTGGTACGCTCATCTTCTCAAATCGCCGCAGTTTACCTGTACCTACGGCCTTGATGGCACGGGAGACATCTTCAAACTGTGCAACATCGACTGTCTCGCGTCCATCACCAAGGCTGCACCGATGCTTCTCGTtgtcgccgacggcggctTCAACGTCGACTTCTCCGTCGCCAACTACCAGGAGACAATCTCATCTCGCATCATGTACGGGCAGTGGCTCACGGCCCTCAAACTACTTCGCAAAGGCGGTTGTTTTGTGCTGAAGCTCTTCGACACGTTTTCACCGCTGTCGAGGGCTGTCTTGTACCTGTCGTGTTGTATGTACCGGCGCGTCCACGTCGCCAAACCGCGCCACAGTCGTGTTGTGAATAGCGAGCGATACTTGGTCTGTGTCGACTTCCTCGGCTATCCGAGCGAGGGGTGGAGTCGGTACCTTGATTGCTTCTACGAAGTAGGGTTTGTGGACAACGAGCACGTGCCGGAGCTGATTCCGCGAGAGTGGTGCCTGCAGGATGTCGTTTTCATGGCCGACGTGCGGGAAATGAACACTGCAGTGGCGACGAACCAAGTGATTGCGTTGCAAATGATCCTCGACGCTGCCCCCGCCATGACCGAGGAGCTCAAAGCCAAAGGGATCGAAAAGAGGCCGGTGGCGGGGTCTAACGACGGCCGTACACCTCCACTAGGTGAAGGCGAAGACAGCGAGTGA